A stretch of the Notamacropus eugenii isolate mMacEug1 chromosome 2, mMacEug1.pri_v2, whole genome shotgun sequence genome encodes the following:
- the CYB561 gene encoding transmembrane ascorbate-dependent reductase CYB561 isoform X2: MEATEGMVSTPKALPYFVALSQILGLTVVAITGAWLGLYRGGLAWEGALQFNVHPLCMVIGMVFLQGDALLVYRVFRNEAKRTTKVLHGLLHIFALIIALVGLVAVFEYHKKMNYADLYSLHSWCGLLIFILYFAQWLMGFSFFLFPGASFSLRNQYRPQHVFFGATLFLLSVGTTLLGIKEALIFGLKNKYSMFQPEGILANILGLLLICFAVVVLYILTREGWGRPRRAEEQALSMDFKTLTEGDSPSPQ; the protein is encoded by the exons ATGGAGGCCACTGAAGGCATGGTGTCCACTCCCAAAGCACTGCCCTACTTTGTGGCTCTGTCCCAGATTCTGGGCCTGACTGTGGTGGCTATAACCGGAGCATGGCTTGGCCTCTATCGTGGCGGCCTTGCCTGGGAGGGTGCTCTTCAGTTCAATGTGCATCCACTTTGCATGGTCATAGGCATGGTCTTCTTGCAGGGAGATG CACTGCTAGTTTACCGGGTCTTCAGGAATGAGGCCAAGCGCACCACAAAGGTCCTGCATGGGCTGCTACACATCTTTGCCCTTATCATCGCTTTGGTTG GACTGGTGGCTGTGTTTGAATATCACAAGAAAATGAACTATGCTGATTTGTACAGTCTGCATAGTTGGTGTGGGCTCCTCATCTTCATTCTATATTTCGCACAG TGGCTAATGGGCTTCAGCTTCTTCCTGTTCCCTGGAGCATCGTTCTCCCTTCGAAACCAATATCGCCCCCAGCATGTCTTCTTTGGAGccaccctcttcctcctttctgtgGGCACAACCCTGCTGGGCATCAAGGAGGCACTGATATTTGGGCTGAA GAACAAGTACAGTATGTTTCAACCTGAGGGAATCTTGGCCAACATATTGGGCCTGCTGCTGATCTGCTTTGCTGTGGTTGTGCTCTATATCCTGACGAGAGAGGGCTGGGGTCGGCCACGGCGGGCTGAGGAGCAAGCACTCTCCATGGACTTCAAGACACTGACAGAAGGAGACAGCCCCAGCCCTCAGTGA
- the CYB561 gene encoding transmembrane ascorbate-dependent reductase CYB561 isoform X1, translated as MSYFLLCYYAYFLLITLSVGVIFGGIMFLMGSWWSPSSSLPSHKMEATEGMVSTPKALPYFVALSQILGLTVVAITGAWLGLYRGGLAWEGALQFNVHPLCMVIGMVFLQGDALLVYRVFRNEAKRTTKVLHGLLHIFALIIALVGLVAVFEYHKKMNYADLYSLHSWCGLLIFILYFAQWLMGFSFFLFPGASFSLRNQYRPQHVFFGATLFLLSVGTTLLGIKEALIFGLKNKYSMFQPEGILANILGLLLICFAVVVLYILTREGWGRPRRAEEQALSMDFKTLTEGDSPSPQ; from the exons ATGTCATACTTTTTACTGTGCTACTACGCATACTTTCTACTTATTACCCTTTCAGTGGGAGTAATATTTGGAGGAATAATGTTCTTGATGGGTTCGTGGTGGTCTCCTTCATCCAG TTTGCCAAGCCACAAGATGGAGGCCACTGAAGGCATGGTGTCCACTCCCAAAGCACTGCCCTACTTTGTGGCTCTGTCCCAGATTCTGGGCCTGACTGTGGTGGCTATAACCGGAGCATGGCTTGGCCTCTATCGTGGCGGCCTTGCCTGGGAGGGTGCTCTTCAGTTCAATGTGCATCCACTTTGCATGGTCATAGGCATGGTCTTCTTGCAGGGAGATG CACTGCTAGTTTACCGGGTCTTCAGGAATGAGGCCAAGCGCACCACAAAGGTCCTGCATGGGCTGCTACACATCTTTGCCCTTATCATCGCTTTGGTTG GACTGGTGGCTGTGTTTGAATATCACAAGAAAATGAACTATGCTGATTTGTACAGTCTGCATAGTTGGTGTGGGCTCCTCATCTTCATTCTATATTTCGCACAG TGGCTAATGGGCTTCAGCTTCTTCCTGTTCCCTGGAGCATCGTTCTCCCTTCGAAACCAATATCGCCCCCAGCATGTCTTCTTTGGAGccaccctcttcctcctttctgtgGGCACAACCCTGCTGGGCATCAAGGAGGCACTGATATTTGGGCTGAA GAACAAGTACAGTATGTTTCAACCTGAGGGAATCTTGGCCAACATATTGGGCCTGCTGCTGATCTGCTTTGCTGTGGTTGTGCTCTATATCCTGACGAGAGAGGGCTGGGGTCGGCCACGGCGGGCTGAGGAGCAAGCACTCTCCATGGACTTCAAGACACTGACAGAAGGAGACAGCCCCAGCCCTCAGTGA